A part of Miscanthus floridulus cultivar M001 chromosome 6, ASM1932011v1, whole genome shotgun sequence genomic DNA contains:
- the LOC136460222 gene encoding uncharacterized protein has protein sequence MTVAVKKNNFKHDCSSTRRKKKVKNGTKHWICKKVKDFLIEDATLGARELQKKIKEHHKVHIHYKRVYYGQKLALQQLYGDWDSNFNNLFRFKAQVENSCPGSLVIIDHYTINEKIRFRRFFFALKPCIDGFLNGCRPYLVVDSTFLTGRFKGQLASANAVDGHNWLYPVCVGVFDLETNENWIWFMSKLREAIGSPRGLAISTDVGQAVMVGVAEVFPQAEHRECMFHLVSNFKKYRGKVFDDHLWAAAYSWNTYLFEKHWTEMEKAKPAATNYLRKCHKKLWTRSQFRTICKVDYVTNNLAESFNNWIKDLKAINLDDFMDKLRQLLMVKWNQRRKIGKKLDGLILPHIIKMLNEKSRELILEVSESSEDVAEVTAFGGSGFRIYYLTNEPIEKHVDLYYSIEKFRAAYSALILALPDKSQWPKSKHEFFMHPPLLKAVAGRPKTERHKGYSDNKRKKGQHQCPICKDYGHHWHNCKKGSKEDIEAMKAVRGPPKKRKNTIVSDQSSIMALEDEAPTASMSFPPSQNLEATTTKKRKHADLCSEASKSSQSMEISSNKKGKLGNSNSAGSKRSRSGSNQPEGLSIDEPEGVKKGKGKRKKVISKKTPKKKLVLDSPAMGTRSKMVQPASPAMSTRSKRRLSL, from the exons ATGACTGTAGCG GTCAAGAAGAACAACTTTAAGCATGATTGCTCTAGCACTAGAAGGAAAAAGAAGGTGAAGAATGGAACTAAACATTGGATATGCAAGAAGGTGAAGGACTTTCTAATAGAAGATGCTACTTTAGGAGCAAGAGAACTGCAAAAGAAGATTAAGGAACATCACAAAGTGCATATTCACTACAAGAGAGTATATTATGGCCAGAAGTTAGCATTGCAACAATTATATGGTGATTGGGACAGCAACTTCAACAATTTATTTAGGTTTAAGGCACAAGTGGAGAACTCTTGCCCTGGCAGCTTAGTAATCATTGATCACTACACAATAAATGAGAAAATCAGATTTAGGAGATTCTTCTTTGCATTGAAACCTTGCATAGATGGCTTTCTTAATGGTTGCAGACCTTACTTGGTAGTGGATAGTACGTTCTTGACAGGCAGGTTCAAGGGGCAATTGGCAAGTGCTAATGCAGTTGATGGCCACAATTGGTTGTATCCAGTTTGTGTTGGTGTTTTTGATTTAGAAACTAATGAAAATTGGATCTGGTTCATGAGTAAGCTCAGGGAGGCTATTGGGTCACCAAGGGGATTAGCAATAAGCACAGATGTAGGGCAGGCAGTGATGGTAGGGGTTGCTGAAGTGTTCCCTCAAGCAGAGCATAGGGAGTGCATGTTCCACTTGGTTAGCAATTTCAAGAAGTATCGTGGGAAGGTTTTTGATGACCACCTTTGGGCAGCAGCTTACTCATGGAACACATACTTGTTTGAGAAACATTGGACTGAAATGGAGAAAGCAAAGCCTGCTGCAACAAATTACCTAAGAAAGTGTCACAAGAAGTTGTGGACAAGAAGTCAATTCAGAACCATTTGTAAAGTTGACTATGTGACCAACAACTTGGCTGAGTCCTTCAACAATTGGATTAAGGACCTTAAGGCTATAAATCTCGATGATTTCATGGACAAGCTTAGACAATTACTTATGGTGAAGTGGAACCAAAGAAGGAAAATTGGGAAGAAATTAGATGGCTTGATTTTGCCTCACATAATTAAGATGTTGAATGAGAAAAGCAGAGAATTGATCTTGGAAGTATCAGAGTCCTCAGAAGATGTGGCTGAAGTGACAGCATTTGGTGGTAGTGGCTTTCG CATTTATTACCTCACTAATGAACCTattgagaaacatgttgatttgtactACTCCATTGAGAAGTTTAGAGCAGCTTATAGTGCACTAATCCTTGCTTTACCTGACAAGTCTCAATGGCCTAAATCTAAGCATGAATTTTTCATGCATCCACCACTGCTGAAAGCTGTTGCTGGTAGGCCTAAAACTGAGAGGCACAAGGGCTATAGTGACAATAAAAGGAAGAAAGGGCAGCACCAATGCCCTATATGTAAAGACTATGGCCACCATTGGCACAACTGCAAAAAGGGAAGCAAAGAAGACATAGAAGCAATGAAAGCTGTGAG AGGACCaccaaaaaagagaaaaaatacaATTGTATCTGATCAAAGTTCCATTATGGCATTGGAAGATGAAGCTCCAACAGCTTCTATGTCCTTTCCACCAAG TCAAAATTTGGAGGCTACAACTACTAAAAAGAGAAAACATGCTGACTTGTGTTCTGAAGCTTCAAAAAG TAGCCAAAGCATGGAAATTTCAAGTAACAAAAAGGGAAAACTTGGTAACTCGAACTCTGCAGGCTCCAAAAG GTCACGAAGTGGCTCAAATCAGCCCGAGGGACTTTCAATTGACGAACCTGAAGGTGTTAAGAAGGGGAAGGGCAAAAGGAAGAAGGTAATTTCTAAAAAGACTCCAAAAAAGAAGTTGGTACTTGATAGCCCTGCAATGGGCACAAGGAGCAAAATGGTTCAGCCTGCAAGTCCTGCAATGAGCACAAGGAGTAAAAGAAGACTGAGTTTGTGA
- the LOC136457658 gene encoding bZIP transcription factor 53-like, which translates to MAFSGCMTCIDMQISPAMAKQHAGFGSDHTAGLFPTKPAAAAAASWPEVDAVATAAECVDQRRFRRRISNRESTRQFRARKRRHLDELRDSAALLECGNRDLAARAEAACDGLALALLANAALRAEAAALSRRLAAARRALVLLGRVYAGVDAVASVDGDCCLGSTDIEIE; encoded by the coding sequence ATGGCCTTCTCAGGGTGCATGACTTGCATCGACATGCAAATCTCCCCCGCGATGGCAAAGCAGCATGCCGGGTTCGGATCAGATCACACGGCAGGCCTATTCCCAACTAaacccgcggcggcggcggcggcgtcctggCCTGAGGTCGACGCCGTCGCCACGGCGGCGGAGTGCGTCGACCAGCGGCGCTTCCGTCGGAGGATATCGAACCGAGAGTCCACGCGGCAGTTCCGCGCGCGGAAGCGGCGCCACCTCGACGAGCTCAGGGACAGCGCGGCGCTCCTGGAGTGCGGGAATCGCGACCTGGCGGCGCGCGCGGAGGCCGCGTGCGACGGGCTGGCCCTCGCCTTGCTCGCCAACGCCGCGTTGCGCGCCGAGGCCGCCGCGCTGTCCCGTCGGCTCGCGGCCGCCCGCCGCGCCCTCGTCCTGCTCGGCCGTGTGTACGCCGGGGTCGATGCTGTTGCCAGCGTCGACGGCGACTGCTGCCTCGGGTCCACGGACATTGAGATTGAGTAG
- the LOC136461683 gene encoding uncharacterized protein produces the protein MATARDRGAGGGSASRVGDGDVDLGEGWDWGAIPRLLSSACLFLCSGGCFGCCDKTVKQLGELSRNLITHDQITIGEPFWSTTTIEVEPVDLRGVSPINASNWAFDQHGTGSSHNLPGLGNNGLILWEQTRQEWTEIRSLRPKVKQVREPVLSWNAAYESLLGSNKPFPQSIPLHEMVDFLVDIWEQEGLYD, from the exons ATGGCGACCGCGCGCGACCGTGGCGCCGGCGGCGGATCGGCGTCGAGGGTCGGCGACGGGGACGTCGACCTGGGCGAGGGCTGGGACTGGGGCGCCATCCCGCGGCTCCTCTCCTCCGCCTGCCTCTTCCTCTGCTCCGG AGGCTGTTTTGGTTGCTGCGATAAGACTGTAAAGCAACTGGGTGAACTGTCCAGAAACCTAATCACCCATGACCAAATAACCATTGGAGAGCCATTTTGGAGCACAACCACCATCGAGGTTGAACCAGTAGATCTCAGGGGTGTTTCTCCAATCAATGCATCTAACTGGGCCTTTGATCAGCATGGAACTGGTAGCAGTCATAACCTTCCTGGACTTGGTAATAATG GACTCATTCTGTGGGAACAGACTAGGCAGGAGTGGACTGAAATTAGAAGTCTACGGCCGAAGGTGAAGCAGGTTCGCGAACCAGTGTTGAG TTGGAATGCAGCATATGAGAGCCTGCTTGGATCAAATAAGCCATTTCCTCAATCCATTCCTCTTCAT GAGATGGTCGATTTCCTTGTGGACATCTGGGAGCAGGAGGGGCTGTATGACTAG